A single Caretta caretta isolate rCarCar2 chromosome 2, rCarCar1.hap1, whole genome shotgun sequence DNA region contains:
- the IMPA1 gene encoding inositol monophosphatase 1: MADPWQQCMDYAVALARKAGEVVREALKEEISIMVKSSPADLVTVTDQKVEKMIISSIKEKYPSHSFIGEESVAAGEGSTLTDNPTWIIDPIDGTTNFVHRFPFVAVSIGFVVNKKIEFGVVYSCVEDKMYTGRKGKGAFCNGQKLQVSGQEDITKSLLVTEMGSNREPETLKVVLSNMERLLSIPVHGIRAVGTAAVNMCLVATGGADAYYEMGIHCWDMAGAGIIITEAGGVLLDVSGGPFDLMSRRIIAASSRAIGERIAKALQIIPLQRDDATN; encoded by the exons ATGGCTGATCCTTGGCAACAATGCATGGATTATGCAGTTGCTTTAGCAAGAAAAGCTGGAGAG GTAGTCCGGGAAGCATTGAAAGAGGAAATATCCATTATGGTTAAAAGCTCACCAGCAGATCTAGTGACAGTCACTGATCAAAAAGTGGAAAAAATGATTATTTCTTCTATAAAAGAAAAGTATCCTTCTCACAG TTTCATTGGAGAAGAATCTGTTGCAGCTGGAGAAGGCAGTACCTTGACAGATAATCCCACGTGGATTATTGACCCTATTGATGGAACTACTAATTTTGTACACAG GTTTCCATTTGTGGCAGTTTCGATTGGCTTTGTTGTCAACAAAAag ATTGAATTTGGAGTTGTATACAGTTGTGTGGAAGACAAAATGTACACTGGCAGGAAAGGAAAAGGTGCATTTTGCAATGGTCAGAAGCTTCAAGTATCAGGACAAGAAG ATATTACAAAATCACTTTTAGTAACAGAAATGGGATCTAACCGTGAACCAGAGACTTTAAAGGTAGTCCTTTCTAACATGGAAAGGCTTCTCAGTATTCCTGTTCATGG GATTAGAGCTGTTGGTACAGCAGCTGTAAACATGTGCCTTGTGGCAACTGGTGGAGCCGATGCATATTATGAGATGGGCATTCATTGCTGGGATATGGCAGGAGCTGGAATTATCATTACTGAAGCTGGTGGAGTGCTGCTGGATGTATCAG GAGGACCATTTGATTTGATGTCACGAAGAATAATTGCTGCAAGTAGTCGAGCCATAGGAGAGAGAATAGCCAAAGCGCTTCAGATAATCCCCCTACAAAGGGACGATGCAACAAATTGA